One region of Bacillus pumilus genomic DNA includes:
- a CDS encoding helix-turn-helix domain-containing protein: MNHFGEQLRILRENRKMSVNQLAMYSGVSAAGISRIENGKRGVPKPLTIKKLAHALKVPYEDLMLLAGHIEQEQVHEMKPKYESMLKIYQTALQKDVEHLPIFDGDLWERLSAQDISQLNEYFLTLINQKKTNK; encoded by the coding sequence ATGAATCACTTTGGTGAACAATTACGCATTTTAAGAGAAAATAGAAAAATGTCTGTCAATCAACTCGCCATGTATTCAGGTGTAAGCGCTGCTGGTATTTCTCGTATCGAAAATGGAAAGCGTGGTGTGCCGAAGCCTTTAACCATAAAAAAATTAGCACACGCCTTGAAGGTGCCTTATGAGGATTTAATGCTGCTTGCCGGTCATATTGAACAGGAACAAGTTCATGAAATGAAACCAAAATATGAATCCATGTTGAAAATCTACCAAACGGCGCTTCAAAAGGATGTAGAACATCTTCCCATTTTTGACGGAGACCTATGGGAAAGGTTATCCGCACAAGACATTAGCCAGCTGAATGAATACTTTCTCACGCTCATCAACCAAAAAAAGACGAACAAATAG
- a CDS encoding helix-turn-helix domain-containing protein, translating to MNFGAYLRALREEKKLSVNQLAMYSEVSAAGISRIENGKRGIPKPPTIKKLAGALKVPYEEMMQAAGYIEEASSVHQLKEEETALSKIKEAAAQYELGDLELFDGDIWSTLSKKEIEDLNRYLLFILNSRSSS from the coding sequence ATGAACTTTGGTGCATACTTAAGAGCATTACGTGAGGAAAAGAAGCTGTCAGTGAACCAATTAGCGATGTATTCAGAAGTCAGTGCTGCTGGTATTTCTCGTATTGAAAATGGGAAACGCGGCATTCCGAAGCCTCCTACGATAAAAAAACTAGCCGGTGCATTAAAGGTTCCTTATGAGGAAATGATGCAGGCTGCGGGCTATATTGAGGAAGCCTCTTCTGTCCATCAGCTGAAGGAAGAGGAAACGGCATTATCCAAAATAAAAGAAGCCGCAGCGCAATATGAACTTGGTGATCTCGAACTATTTGATGGAGACATTTGGTCAACTCTTTCGAAAAAAGAAATAGAAGATCTTAACCGCTATCTGTTATTTATATTAAACAGCCGTTCGTCATCATAG
- a CDS encoding ABC transporter permease: MDTLQQLWTYYQQNGSYVLEEFYRHFLMSAYGVLFAAIVGIPVGIFVAHYRKLSNWIFAITNVIQTIPALAMLSVLMLVLGLGANTVIISLFLYSLLPIIRNTYTGIVSIEHAYLESGKAMGMTKWQVLRMVELPLALSVIMAGLRTALVIAIGITAIGTFVGAGGLGDIIIRGSNATNGTAIILAGAIPTALMAIIADLVMGWLERYLSPTNKKKERKALAEKNMTSA; the protein is encoded by the coding sequence ATGGACACACTGCAGCAATTATGGACGTATTATCAGCAGAACGGTTCATATGTGTTAGAAGAATTTTATCGGCATTTTCTCATGTCAGCGTATGGGGTGCTGTTTGCGGCAATAGTCGGAATTCCAGTAGGCATCTTTGTGGCGCATTACCGTAAGCTAAGCAATTGGATCTTCGCCATTACCAACGTCATTCAAACCATACCGGCGTTAGCAATGCTTTCCGTGTTGATGCTCGTGTTAGGACTTGGCGCAAATACAGTCATCATATCACTCTTTCTGTATTCGCTGTTGCCGATCATCCGCAACACGTATACAGGGATTGTCAGCATTGAACATGCTTATTTAGAATCGGGTAAAGCGATGGGCATGACGAAATGGCAAGTGCTGAGAATGGTTGAATTACCGCTTGCTTTATCGGTTATTATGGCTGGTTTAAGAACTGCGCTGGTCATCGCCATCGGCATTACAGCGATTGGGACATTTGTTGGCGCAGGAGGTCTAGGTGATATCATCATCAGAGGATCAAACGCCACAAACGGAACAGCCATCATTTTAGCAGGTGCTATTCCAACTGCCCTCATGGCCATTATCGCTGACCTAGTCATGGGCTGGCTCGAACGCTATTTAAGCCCAACGAACAAGAAAAAAGAAAGAAAAGCATTAGCTGAAAAAAACATGACATCTGCTTAA
- a CDS encoding AbrB/MazE/SpoVT family DNA-binding domain-containing protein, whose amino-acid sequence MKRTGMVRHIDSLGRIVLPSEMRKVLNIKEEQLLEIFIEDQTIMLKKYDADKSCLLTGQVTKYNKSYGNGKVMLSPEGAERLLVELKQLLKEEATR is encoded by the coding sequence TTGAAAAGAACTGGGATGGTCAGACATATTGATTCACTAGGCAGAATTGTTCTGCCTTCAGAAATGCGCAAGGTACTCAATATTAAAGAAGAGCAGCTTTTAGAAATTTTCATTGAAGATCAAACCATTATGCTGAAAAAATATGATGCAGATAAGAGCTGCCTGTTAACTGGACAAGTGACGAAGTATAACAAAAGCTATGGAAATGGGAAAGTGATGCTGAGTCCTGAAGGAGCTGAACGTTTGTTAGTAGAATTAAAACAGCTATTGAAAGAAGAAGCAACCCGTTAA
- a CDS encoding helix-turn-helix domain-containing protein: protein MMVEKIQIRRTYVMQYMIENDMSLNQLADEIGISPATLSRVLNGHRKPGQLVIGKMIHYFDKKFEDLFYYENVDKSQ from the coding sequence ATGATGGTCGAAAAGATTCAGATCAGACGGACTTATGTCATGCAGTATATGATCGAAAACGATATGTCTTTAAATCAGCTCGCTGATGAAATTGGCATTTCTCCTGCCACACTCAGTAGGGTATTAAATGGTCATCGGAAACCAGGCCAGCTTGTCATTGGCAAAATGATTCATTACTTTGATAAAAAATTTGAAGACCTATTTTACTATGAAAATGTTGACAAAAGTCAATGA
- a CDS encoding alpha/beta hydrolase encodes MKVVTPKPFTFKGGEKAVLLLHGFTGNTADVRMLGRYLNERGYTCHAPQYKGHGVPPEELVHFGPDDWWKDVEEGYQFLKDEGYEEIAVCGLSLGGVFSLKLGYTVPVKGIVPMCAPMYIKSEEVMYQGVLEYARNYKKFEGKSEDQIEQEMEEFKKTPMDTLKSLQELIADVRNNVDMIYSPTFVVQARHDHMINTDSANIIYNEVETDQKHLKWYEESGHAITLDKEREKVHQDAYAFLESLDWSV; translated from the coding sequence ATGAAAGTTGTTACACCAAAACCATTTACGTTTAAAGGTGGAGAAAAGGCGGTGCTTCTTCTTCACGGTTTTACTGGGAATACAGCCGATGTTCGAATGCTAGGCCGTTATTTGAACGAAAGAGGGTATACGTGTCATGCACCACAATATAAAGGACACGGCGTGCCGCCAGAAGAGCTTGTCCATTTTGGACCGGATGACTGGTGGAAGGATGTAGAAGAAGGCTATCAATTCTTAAAAGATGAAGGCTATGAGGAAATTGCAGTTTGCGGACTATCCCTCGGAGGAGTTTTTTCATTGAAATTAGGTTACACTGTACCTGTAAAGGGAATTGTACCTATGTGTGCACCTATGTACATAAAAAGTGAAGAAGTCATGTACCAGGGTGTACTAGAATATGCCCGTAACTATAAGAAATTCGAGGGTAAGTCAGAGGACCAAATTGAACAGGAAATGGAAGAGTTCAAGAAAACGCCAATGGATACACTTAAGAGTCTGCAAGAACTCATTGCAGATGTCAGAAACAATGTCGACATGATTTATTCACCTACTTTTGTTGTTCAGGCACGTCACGATCATATGATTAATACAGACAGTGCGAATATCATTTACAACGAAGTAGAGACAGATCAAAAGCATTTGAAATGGTATGAAGAATCAGGCCATGCGATCACGCTTGATAAAGAGCGCGAGAAGGTTCATCAGGATGCATATGCATTCTTAGAATCACTTGATTGGTCAGTTTAA
- a CDS encoding winged helix-turn-helix transcriptional regulator, whose protein sequence is MNQSDMCPRFEKAVELLSKRWVALIVFQLLSSPQRFGEIEAALTNLSGRVLSERLKELEAAGIVKREVFAETPVRIEYSLTDMGRSLAPVFEEISKWSTEWITLES, encoded by the coding sequence ATGAATCAATCTGACATGTGCCCGCGGTTTGAAAAAGCAGTTGAGTTATTGAGTAAACGCTGGGTTGCACTGATTGTTTTTCAGCTTCTCTCAAGTCCGCAGCGCTTTGGTGAAATTGAGGCCGCTCTGACAAATTTAAGCGGAAGAGTATTATCTGAGAGATTAAAAGAGCTGGAAGCAGCAGGCATTGTAAAACGGGAGGTTTTTGCTGAAACACCCGTGCGTATTGAATATTCTTTAACTGATATGGGGCGTTCCCTTGCACCCGTTTTTGAGGAAATTTCGAAGTGGTCCACTGAATGGATCACGCTCGAATCATAA
- the secG gene encoding preprotein translocase subunit SecG translates to MHAFVITLLVIVSIALIIVVLLQSSKSAGLSGAISGGAEQLFGKQKARGLDLILHRLTVILSVLFFILTLALAYLGV, encoded by the coding sequence ATGCACGCATTTGTTATCACATTACTCGTAATTGTCAGTATCGCACTTATCATCGTTGTATTGTTACAATCTAGTAAAAGTGCTGGACTGTCAGGCGCTATTTCAGGTGGAGCCGAGCAGCTTTTCGGTAAGCAAAAAGCGAGAGGTCTTGACTTGATACTTCACCGTTTAACGGTTATTTTGTCAGTGCTTTTCTTCATCTTAACACTTGCATTGGCATATTTAGGCGTATAA
- a CDS encoding osmoprotectant ABC transporter substrate-binding protein, which produces MKNRKTKWISALLAGCLLLISGCSLPGLAGSSGNTLRVGAQNFTESEIMAYMVSEIIEHYTDKKTTIVKNLGSNTVQQKAMENGDIDISATRYTGTDLTSTLGMDAEKDPERAMEIVQKEFKKRYDYKWFDSYGFDNTYAFAVTQKMAKENKLETVSDLKKNAKNYRFGVDNIWLKKKGDGYEGFVKTYGIEFGSTYPMQIGLVYDALKNEKMDIVLAYSTDGRIKAYDLKILKDDKRFFPPYDASPVVPEKVLKENPGLDKVINRLIGKINTEQMQELNYQVDGELQEPATVAKNFLKKHNYFE; this is translated from the coding sequence GTGAAGAATCGAAAAACAAAATGGATCAGCGCACTGCTTGCTGGATGCTTGCTATTGATAAGCGGCTGTTCACTTCCTGGACTAGCCGGCTCCTCAGGCAATACGCTGCGGGTGGGAGCACAAAACTTTACCGAATCAGAAATCATGGCCTATATGGTTAGCGAGATCATCGAACATTACACAGATAAAAAGACAACCATTGTGAAAAACTTAGGCTCTAATACCGTACAGCAGAAAGCAATGGAAAATGGGGATATCGACATTTCGGCGACAAGATATACAGGGACAGATTTGACAAGTACGCTTGGAATGGATGCGGAAAAAGACCCGGAGCGTGCAATGGAAATCGTCCAAAAAGAATTTAAGAAACGCTATGATTACAAATGGTTTGATTCCTATGGCTTTGACAATACGTATGCCTTTGCCGTGACGCAAAAGATGGCGAAGGAAAACAAGTTAGAAACGGTCTCTGACTTGAAAAAGAATGCGAAGAATTACCGTTTCGGTGTCGATAATATATGGCTCAAAAAGAAAGGCGACGGTTATGAAGGATTCGTGAAAACATACGGAATTGAATTTGGAAGCACGTATCCAATGCAGATTGGTTTAGTGTACGATGCATTAAAAAATGAAAAAATGGATATTGTGCTTGCCTATTCAACAGATGGGCGAATCAAAGCCTATGACCTCAAAATTTTAAAAGATGATAAGCGGTTTTTCCCGCCATATGATGCATCGCCCGTTGTCCCGGAAAAAGTTTTAAAAGAGAACCCAGGGCTTGATAAGGTGATCAACAGACTGATCGGAAAAATTAATACAGAACAAATGCAAGAGCTGAACTATCAAGTCGACGGAGAGCTTCAAGAACCAGCCACCGTTGCGAAGAATTTCCTGAAAAAGCACAATTACTTTGAGTAA
- the rnr gene encoding ribonuclease R, with the protein MQKEEFMNELLAFMKDEAYKPLTVQELEVMMEITNPDDYKELVKALVMLEDQGLIVRTRSDRYGVPEKMNLVKGKLSAHAKGFAFVTPEEFGQDDIFIPPNELGTAMNGDTVMVRVSHKSNGTKKEGTVIRILERNTQTVVGTYTETKSFGFVIPDDKKITTDIFIPKSAKNGAVEGHKVVVTLTSYPEGRMSAEGEVTEILGHKNDPGIDILSIIHKHGLPGEFPEEALQQAVDTPETIDEKDLEGRRDLRNETIVTIDGADAKDLDDAVTVQKLDDGKYKLGVHIADVSHYVTENSPIDQEAYERGTSVYLVDRVIPMIPHRLSNGICSLNPKVDRLTLSCEMVIDRNGKVVKHEIFQSVIKTTERMTYTDVNKILVDQDEELIDKYELLVPMFQEMEKLAEILRDKRMERGAVDFDFKEAKVLVDDEGAAKDVVVRERSVAEKLIEEFMLVANETVAEHFHWLNVPFIYRIHEEPNPEKLQRFLEFVTTFGYIVKGTSTNIHPRALQSVLDAVRDQPEEVVIQTVMLRSMKQAKYDPESIGHFGLSTEFYTHFTSPIRRYPDLIVHRLIRTYLIQKKTDEATLEKWGQLLPEIADHASTMERRSVDAERETDDLKKAEFMLDKIGEEFDGMISSVTNFGLFVELPNTIEGLVHVSYMTDDYYRFDEQHFAMIGERTGNVYRIGDEITVKVVNVNKDEHSIDFEIVGMKGTRRKSPKDFKFKKRTDSPAKKGHGSQNASGDKAKEDKGGSDWFTGRKKKKKKRVFDNAPKQKRKKKK; encoded by the coding sequence GTGCAAAAAGAAGAATTTATGAATGAATTACTCGCTTTTATGAAAGATGAAGCGTATAAACCGTTAACCGTTCAAGAGCTGGAAGTGATGATGGAGATTACCAATCCAGATGATTATAAAGAGCTCGTCAAAGCACTTGTGATGCTGGAAGATCAAGGACTCATCGTTCGCACGCGCAGCGATCGCTACGGTGTACCGGAAAAAATGAACTTGGTAAAAGGAAAGCTGTCTGCTCATGCAAAAGGCTTTGCATTTGTGACACCAGAAGAGTTTGGACAGGATGATATTTTCATTCCGCCTAATGAGCTAGGCACAGCGATGAATGGTGATACGGTCATGGTTCGTGTCAGCCACAAATCAAACGGCACAAAAAAAGAAGGGACTGTCATCCGAATTCTGGAGCGTAATACTCAGACGGTTGTCGGTACCTATACAGAAACGAAAAGCTTTGGCTTTGTCATTCCTGATGATAAAAAAATCACAACCGATATCTTCATCCCGAAATCCGCTAAAAATGGAGCGGTCGAAGGGCATAAAGTGGTCGTGACGCTGACTAGCTACCCAGAAGGAAGAATGAGTGCAGAGGGCGAAGTCACTGAAATCCTTGGTCATAAAAATGACCCTGGCATTGATATACTATCAATCATTCATAAACACGGCCTGCCAGGTGAGTTCCCAGAAGAAGCGCTCCAGCAGGCAGTAGACACACCTGAAACGATTGATGAAAAAGACCTAGAAGGCAGACGTGACTTACGCAATGAAACGATTGTAACCATTGACGGAGCAGATGCGAAGGACTTAGATGATGCCGTTACGGTGCAAAAGCTGGATGATGGCAAATATAAGCTAGGGGTGCATATTGCAGATGTCTCTCATTATGTCACAGAGAACTCTCCGATTGATCAGGAAGCTTATGAGCGTGGAACGAGTGTATATCTCGTAGACCGCGTCATTCCGATGATCCCGCACCGCCTGTCAAACGGTATTTGCTCGTTGAATCCGAAGGTCGATCGTCTCACGCTGTCTTGTGAAATGGTCATTGATCGAAATGGGAAGGTCGTCAAACACGAGATTTTCCAAAGTGTGATCAAAACGACGGAAAGAATGACCTATACTGATGTGAATAAGATTTTAGTCGATCAAGACGAAGAGCTTATAGACAAATACGAGCTGCTTGTGCCAATGTTCCAAGAAATGGAGAAGCTTGCAGAGATCCTTCGCGACAAACGGATGGAGCGCGGGGCAGTAGACTTTGACTTCAAGGAAGCAAAAGTGCTTGTAGATGATGAAGGCGCAGCAAAAGACGTTGTCGTTCGTGAGCGTTCTGTCGCAGAGAAATTAATTGAAGAATTCATGCTTGTTGCAAACGAAACGGTTGCAGAGCATTTCCACTGGTTGAATGTACCTTTCATTTATCGAATTCACGAAGAACCAAATCCTGAGAAGCTTCAGCGCTTTTTAGAGTTCGTGACAACGTTTGGTTACATTGTGAAAGGAACGTCGACAAACATTCACCCGCGTGCACTTCAAAGTGTACTTGATGCTGTGAGGGATCAACCAGAAGAAGTTGTGATACAAACCGTGATGCTTCGTTCGATGAAACAGGCGAAATATGATCCAGAAAGCATCGGCCATTTTGGTTTATCAACGGAATTCTATACACATTTCACATCACCGATCCGCCGTTATCCGGATTTAATCGTGCATAGACTGATTAGAACCTATTTGATTCAGAAAAAGACAGACGAAGCAACTCTAGAAAAGTGGGGGCAGCTGCTTCCTGAAATTGCAGATCATGCGTCTACAATGGAGCGCCGCTCAGTTGATGCAGAGCGTGAAACAGATGATCTCAAGAAGGCAGAATTTATGCTTGATAAAATCGGTGAAGAGTTTGATGGCATGATTAGTTCCGTGACGAACTTCGGACTATTTGTTGAACTGCCGAATACAATTGAAGGTCTTGTTCATGTCAGCTACATGACAGACGACTACTATCGCTTTGATGAGCAGCACTTTGCCATGATCGGTGAACGCACAGGAAATGTCTACCGTATCGGTGATGAAATCACAGTCAAAGTGGTGAATGTCAATAAAGATGAGCACTCGATTGATTTTGAAATCGTCGGCATGAAAGGCACCCGCCGTAAATCGCCGAAAGATTTTAAGTTTAAAAAACGGACAGATTCACCAGCGAAAAAAGGGCACGGAAGCCAAAATGCCTCTGGGGATAAAGCCAAAGAGGATAAAGGCGGAAGTGACTGGTTCACAGGCCGTAAGAAGAAAAAGAAAAAACGCGTATTTGATAACGCACCAAAACAAAAGCGTAAAAAGAAAAAGTAA
- a CDS encoding ABC transporter permease gives MDQIIDFLEKNGGELLTKMWEHLYISLIAVVLGIIVAVPLGVVLTRMKRGAGFVIGVVNIFQTLPSLAILAFFIPILGVGKIPAIVALFFYSVLPILRNTYAGVQGVNKNLLESGKGIGMTTWEQIRLVELPLAVPIIMAGVRTSTIYLIGWTTLAAFIGGGGLGDYILIGLQLYQPEYIIAGAIPVTILAVIIDFTLMKLEKKVTPEGLKGLKEVS, from the coding sequence ATGGATCAAATCATCGATTTTCTAGAGAAAAATGGTGGGGAACTCCTCACAAAAATGTGGGAGCATTTATATATTTCCTTAATTGCTGTCGTGCTAGGAATTATCGTTGCCGTTCCTTTAGGCGTCGTTCTCACGCGAATGAAACGAGGCGCAGGTTTTGTCATCGGTGTCGTGAATATCTTTCAAACACTCCCTAGTTTAGCGATTCTTGCATTTTTTATTCCTATTTTGGGGGTTGGGAAAATACCTGCAATCGTTGCTCTCTTTTTCTATTCGGTATTGCCTATTTTGAGAAATACGTATGCCGGCGTTCAAGGTGTGAACAAAAATCTGCTTGAATCCGGTAAAGGGATCGGCATGACCACATGGGAACAAATTCGTCTCGTGGAACTTCCGCTTGCTGTACCGATCATTATGGCAGGTGTCCGAACGTCAACGATTTATTTAATTGGCTGGACAACACTTGCTGCTTTTATCGGTGGAGGCGGTCTTGGTGACTACATTTTGATTGGACTTCAGCTATACCAGCCGGAATACATTATTGCAGGTGCCATACCAGTCACCATTTTAGCGGTCATCATTGACTTTACATTGATGAAGCTGGAGAAAAAAGTAACACCAGAAGGCTTAAAAGGATTGAAGGAAGTTTCATAA